The following coding sequences lie in one Opisthocomus hoazin isolate bOpiHoa1 chromosome 7, bOpiHoa1.hap1, whole genome shotgun sequence genomic window:
- the WDR89 gene encoding WD repeat-containing protein 89 isoform X1 → MHELLSSAQSCRFLATSGIAFEMTEVEKIEEQLARLRIAKRSTLSAEPAYLLDIDVATAAQSEGSRFVAVSCSDKSMRVYDRETLNFLREYSSRPGMLNGVRFAHACDSMVFSACSDGTVKCWDIRLATQKAAQIFSGYPSNVFISFDINRSDLIICAGTEEVEKDTFLVFWDARGVTDCAGTTKEPLGVYSESHNDDITKICFHPMEPSLVVSGSTDGLVNVFDINKDNEDDALLSTCNSDSSVSFIGWSGKDYKQIYCTTHDEGFCWWDIAQLDTEEPIMLSHVLDVRDTVCVGDDTLQYLVGGWYHEKADKLFLVGGTSAGKVHLISCGTHGLSLVGTLCGGHSATVRSFCWNLADESLLTGGEDAQLLLWKPGAVERSLAKKASMKMASSVQKRVRVHNSSLKSGKK, encoded by the exons ATGCATGAATTGCTTTCCAGTGCCCAGAGCTGCAG GTTTCTGGCAACGTCTGGAATAGCATTTGAGATGACTGAAGTGGAGAAGATTGAGGAGCAGCTTGCTCGCCTGCGCATAGCAAAACGTTCCACGCTAAGTGCGGAACCTGCTTACTTACTGGATATAGACGTTGCCACAGCGGCTCAGTCTGAAGGCAGCCGCTTTGTGGCAGTCTCGTGTTCCGATAAGTCGATGAGGGTGTACGACAGGGAAACGTTAAACTTCCTGCGGGAGTACAGTAGCCGTCCTGGGATGCTGAATGGGGTCAGGTTTGCACACGCGTGTGACAGCATGGTATTTTCGGCGTGCAGTGACGGGACAGTGAAATGCTGGGATATTCGTTTAGCAACTCAGAAAGCGGCGCAGATATTTAGCGGCTATCCTTCCAACGTTTTCATCAGTTTTGATATCAACCGCAGTGACCTCATAATCTGTGCTGGAACAGAAGAAGTTGAAAAGGACACGTTTCTGGTGTTTTGGGATGCAAGAGGTGTTACAGACTGCGCCGGCACAACTAAAGAGCCCTTGGGAGTCTATTCTGAAAGTCACAATGATGATATCACTAAAATTTGTTTTCATCCTATGGAACCCAGCTTGGTGGTTTCTGGGTCAACTGATGGGTTGGTTAATGTGTTCGACATTAACAAGGATAACGAAGATGATGCTTTGCTATCAACTTGCAATTCGGATTCATCAGTAAGCTTTATTGGCTGGTCTGGGAAGGATTATAAACAGATCTACTGCACAACGCACGATGAGGGATTTTGTTGGTGGGACATTGCTCAGTTAGATACCGAAGAACCAATAATGCTGTCGCATGTTCTGGATGTCAGAGACACAGTCTGCGTTGGAGACGACACCTTGCAGTACCTGGTAGGTGGCTGGTACCACGAAAAGGCAGACAAACTCTTTCTGGTTGGGGGAACGTCTGCAGGAAAGGTGCACCTGATCAGCTGCGGCACCCACGGCCTGAGCCTGGTGGGTACCCTGTGCGGGGGACACTCGGCCACCGTGCGCTCCTTCTGCTGGAACCTGGCCGATGAGTCCCTGCTGACGGGTGGAGAGGATGCTCAGCTGTTGCTATGGAAACCCGGAGCTGTGGAAAGGTCCCTCGCGAAGAAAGCATCTATGAAGATGGCTTCTTCCGTGCAGAAGAGAGTGAGAGTTCACAACAGCTCCCTCAAAAGCGGGAAAAAGTAG
- the WDR89 gene encoding WD repeat-containing protein 89 isoform X2, translating into MRTCIGRFLATSGIAFEMTEVEKIEEQLARLRIAKRSTLSAEPAYLLDIDVATAAQSEGSRFVAVSCSDKSMRVYDRETLNFLREYSSRPGMLNGVRFAHACDSMVFSACSDGTVKCWDIRLATQKAAQIFSGYPSNVFISFDINRSDLIICAGTEEVEKDTFLVFWDARGVTDCAGTTKEPLGVYSESHNDDITKICFHPMEPSLVVSGSTDGLVNVFDINKDNEDDALLSTCNSDSSVSFIGWSGKDYKQIYCTTHDEGFCWWDIAQLDTEEPIMLSHVLDVRDTVCVGDDTLQYLVGGWYHEKADKLFLVGGTSAGKVHLISCGTHGLSLVGTLCGGHSATVRSFCWNLADESLLTGGEDAQLLLWKPGAVERSLAKKASMKMASSVQKRVRVHNSSLKSGKK; encoded by the exons ATGAGGACCTGTATTGGCAG GTTTCTGGCAACGTCTGGAATAGCATTTGAGATGACTGAAGTGGAGAAGATTGAGGAGCAGCTTGCTCGCCTGCGCATAGCAAAACGTTCCACGCTAAGTGCGGAACCTGCTTACTTACTGGATATAGACGTTGCCACAGCGGCTCAGTCTGAAGGCAGCCGCTTTGTGGCAGTCTCGTGTTCCGATAAGTCGATGAGGGTGTACGACAGGGAAACGTTAAACTTCCTGCGGGAGTACAGTAGCCGTCCTGGGATGCTGAATGGGGTCAGGTTTGCACACGCGTGTGACAGCATGGTATTTTCGGCGTGCAGTGACGGGACAGTGAAATGCTGGGATATTCGTTTAGCAACTCAGAAAGCGGCGCAGATATTTAGCGGCTATCCTTCCAACGTTTTCATCAGTTTTGATATCAACCGCAGTGACCTCATAATCTGTGCTGGAACAGAAGAAGTTGAAAAGGACACGTTTCTGGTGTTTTGGGATGCAAGAGGTGTTACAGACTGCGCCGGCACAACTAAAGAGCCCTTGGGAGTCTATTCTGAAAGTCACAATGATGATATCACTAAAATTTGTTTTCATCCTATGGAACCCAGCTTGGTGGTTTCTGGGTCAACTGATGGGTTGGTTAATGTGTTCGACATTAACAAGGATAACGAAGATGATGCTTTGCTATCAACTTGCAATTCGGATTCATCAGTAAGCTTTATTGGCTGGTCTGGGAAGGATTATAAACAGATCTACTGCACAACGCACGATGAGGGATTTTGTTGGTGGGACATTGCTCAGTTAGATACCGAAGAACCAATAATGCTGTCGCATGTTCTGGATGTCAGAGACACAGTCTGCGTTGGAGACGACACCTTGCAGTACCTGGTAGGTGGCTGGTACCACGAAAAGGCAGACAAACTCTTTCTGGTTGGGGGAACGTCTGCAGGAAAGGTGCACCTGATCAGCTGCGGCACCCACGGCCTGAGCCTGGTGGGTACCCTGTGCGGGGGACACTCGGCCACCGTGCGCTCCTTCTGCTGGAACCTGGCCGATGAGTCCCTGCTGACGGGTGGAGAGGATGCTCAGCTGTTGCTATGGAAACCCGGAGCTGTGGAAAGGTCCCTCGCGAAGAAAGCATCTATGAAGATGGCTTCTTCCGTGCAGAAGAGAGTGAGAGTTCACAACAGCTCCCTCAAAAGCGGGAAAAAGTAG
- the WDR89 gene encoding WD repeat-containing protein 89 isoform X3, producing the protein MTEVEKIEEQLARLRIAKRSTLSAEPAYLLDIDVATAAQSEGSRFVAVSCSDKSMRVYDRETLNFLREYSSRPGMLNGVRFAHACDSMVFSACSDGTVKCWDIRLATQKAAQIFSGYPSNVFISFDINRSDLIICAGTEEVEKDTFLVFWDARGVTDCAGTTKEPLGVYSESHNDDITKICFHPMEPSLVVSGSTDGLVNVFDINKDNEDDALLSTCNSDSSVSFIGWSGKDYKQIYCTTHDEGFCWWDIAQLDTEEPIMLSHVLDVRDTVCVGDDTLQYLVGGWYHEKADKLFLVGGTSAGKVHLISCGTHGLSLVGTLCGGHSATVRSFCWNLADESLLTGGEDAQLLLWKPGAVERSLAKKASMKMASSVQKRVRVHNSSLKSGKK; encoded by the coding sequence ATGACTGAAGTGGAGAAGATTGAGGAGCAGCTTGCTCGCCTGCGCATAGCAAAACGTTCCACGCTAAGTGCGGAACCTGCTTACTTACTGGATATAGACGTTGCCACAGCGGCTCAGTCTGAAGGCAGCCGCTTTGTGGCAGTCTCGTGTTCCGATAAGTCGATGAGGGTGTACGACAGGGAAACGTTAAACTTCCTGCGGGAGTACAGTAGCCGTCCTGGGATGCTGAATGGGGTCAGGTTTGCACACGCGTGTGACAGCATGGTATTTTCGGCGTGCAGTGACGGGACAGTGAAATGCTGGGATATTCGTTTAGCAACTCAGAAAGCGGCGCAGATATTTAGCGGCTATCCTTCCAACGTTTTCATCAGTTTTGATATCAACCGCAGTGACCTCATAATCTGTGCTGGAACAGAAGAAGTTGAAAAGGACACGTTTCTGGTGTTTTGGGATGCAAGAGGTGTTACAGACTGCGCCGGCACAACTAAAGAGCCCTTGGGAGTCTATTCTGAAAGTCACAATGATGATATCACTAAAATTTGTTTTCATCCTATGGAACCCAGCTTGGTGGTTTCTGGGTCAACTGATGGGTTGGTTAATGTGTTCGACATTAACAAGGATAACGAAGATGATGCTTTGCTATCAACTTGCAATTCGGATTCATCAGTAAGCTTTATTGGCTGGTCTGGGAAGGATTATAAACAGATCTACTGCACAACGCACGATGAGGGATTTTGTTGGTGGGACATTGCTCAGTTAGATACCGAAGAACCAATAATGCTGTCGCATGTTCTGGATGTCAGAGACACAGTCTGCGTTGGAGACGACACCTTGCAGTACCTGGTAGGTGGCTGGTACCACGAAAAGGCAGACAAACTCTTTCTGGTTGGGGGAACGTCTGCAGGAAAGGTGCACCTGATCAGCTGCGGCACCCACGGCCTGAGCCTGGTGGGTACCCTGTGCGGGGGACACTCGGCCACCGTGCGCTCCTTCTGCTGGAACCTGGCCGATGAGTCCCTGCTGACGGGTGGAGAGGATGCTCAGCTGTTGCTATGGAAACCCGGAGCTGTGGAAAGGTCCCTCGCGAAGAAAGCATCTATGAAGATGGCTTCTTCCGTGCAGAAGAGAGTGAGAGTTCACAACAGCTCCCTCAAAAGCGGGAAAAAGTAG